The Manihot esculenta cultivar AM560-2 chromosome 11, M.esculenta_v8, whole genome shotgun sequence genome includes a region encoding these proteins:
- the LOC110625869 gene encoding uncharacterized protein LOC110625869 translates to MASSDDVIEGSISSLFIGSLKSNQSGDLLSPEEIAWVDSCLVKDPENSDGDWSSMKDTLIEILGLQPDSQDSSDPGTDDFPGVTETEMLHSAEQGIVKFSGGIDVGTIQINKDTEMSSDDFPNKEESSNLLSQHYQGDLSETLRNAFQPNYREENKRMGESVDSGLDVGSPADETEPSTEDIFRVWDLGIPLVEDELVKQLNKALSESNDQVMPSRTDDLGAWKDFTEKSVDDLVAGIADLSLDQHF, encoded by the coding sequence ATGGCTTCTAGTGATGATGTAATTGAGGGCTCTATATCTTCTCTTTTTATTGGTTCCTTGAAGTCTAATCAGAGTGGAGATTTGCTTTCACCTGAAGAAATAGCATGGGTCGATTCTTGCCTGGTTAAAGATCCAGAAAATTCAGATGGTGACTGGAGTTCCATGAAAGATACCTTGATAGAAATCCTTGGTTTGCAACCTGATTCACAGGACTCATCTGACCCTGGAACTGATGACTTTCCTGGAGTAACTGAAACTGAGATGCTTCATTCTGCTGAACAAGGAATTGTCAAGTTCTCAGGAGGAATTGATGTAGGTACTATTCAAATTAATAAAGATACAGAAATGAGCAGTGATGATTTTCCAAACAAGGAGGAGAGTAGCAATTTATTATCACAACATTATCAGGGAGATCTCTCAGAAACTTTGAGAAATGCTTTTCAGCCAAATTACAGGGAGGAAAACAAGAGAATGGGTGAATCGGTTGATTCAGGACTAGATGTTGGTTCTCCAGCAGATGAGACAGAGCCATCTACTGAGGATATCTTTAGGGTCTGGGATTTGGGCATTCCATTAGTGGAAGATGAGCTTGTTAAACAGTTGAACAAGGCGCTTTCAGAAAGTAATGATCAAGTGATGCCATCAAGGACTGATGATTTAGGGGCATGGAAGGATTTTACTGAAAAATCAGTTGATGATTTAGTTGCTGGCATTGCAGACCTGTCTTTGGATCAGCATTTCTAA
- the LOC110625483 gene encoding B-box zinc finger protein 19 isoform X1, whose product MRTLCDVCESAAAILFCAADEAALCRSCDEKVHLCNKLASRHIRVGLADPSDVPRCDICENAPAFFYCEIDGSSLCLQCDMIVHVGGKRTHGRYLLLRQRVEFPGDKSGRLDELGQQPLDQNEVRRDQNQPPKLTMRDNKQNHRASPIPMMENNTDGDGKIDNKLIDLNARPQRIHGQNSSNQEQGIDVVSGTNHESASMVPAGSFKREPDK is encoded by the exons ATGCGAACGCTTTGCGACGTGTGCGAGAGCGCCGCCGCGATCCTCTTCTGCGCAGCCGATGAGGCCGCTCTTTGCCGCTCTTGTGATGAGAAg GTCCATTTATGTAACAAGCTTGCTAGCCGACATATTCGTGTTGGGCTCGCTGACCCTAGTGATGTGCCCCGTTGTGACATATGTGAAAATGCACCTG CTTTCTTTTACTGTGAGATAGATGGTAGTTCTCTCTGTCTGcaatgtgatatgattgtgcaTGTTGGTGGTAAAAGAACCCATGGGAGATATCTTCTATTGAGGCAGAGGGTTGAG TTTCCAGGGGATAAATCTGGTCGTTTGGATGAACTCGGACAGCAACCTCTTGATCAAAATGAAGTAAGGAGGGACCAAAATCAGCCACCTAAACTCACAATGAGAGACAATAAGCAAAATCACAGAGCATCTCCCATTCCAATGATGGAGAATAACACCGATGGTGATGGCAAGATTGACAACAAATTGATTGATCTTAATGCCAGGCCTCAGCGGATACATGGACAAAATTCAAGTAATCAG GAACAGGGTATAGATGTTGTGAGTGGTACTAATCATGAATCTGCGAGTATGGTTCCTGCTGGATCCTTCAAAAGAGAGCCTGACAAGTAA
- the LOC110625483 gene encoding B-box zinc finger protein 19 isoform X2 yields MRTLCDVCESAAAILFCAADEAALCRSCDEKVHLCNKLASRHIRVGLADPSDVPRCDICENAPAFFYCEIDGSSLCLQCDMIVHVGGKRTHGRYLLLRQRVEFPGDKSGRLDELGQQPLDQNEVRRDQNQPPKLTMRDNKQNHRASPIPMMENNTDGDGKIDNKLIDLNARPQRIHGQNSSNQGIDVVSGTNHESASMVPAGSFKREPDK; encoded by the exons ATGCGAACGCTTTGCGACGTGTGCGAGAGCGCCGCCGCGATCCTCTTCTGCGCAGCCGATGAGGCCGCTCTTTGCCGCTCTTGTGATGAGAAg GTCCATTTATGTAACAAGCTTGCTAGCCGACATATTCGTGTTGGGCTCGCTGACCCTAGTGATGTGCCCCGTTGTGACATATGTGAAAATGCACCTG CTTTCTTTTACTGTGAGATAGATGGTAGTTCTCTCTGTCTGcaatgtgatatgattgtgcaTGTTGGTGGTAAAAGAACCCATGGGAGATATCTTCTATTGAGGCAGAGGGTTGAG TTTCCAGGGGATAAATCTGGTCGTTTGGATGAACTCGGACAGCAACCTCTTGATCAAAATGAAGTAAGGAGGGACCAAAATCAGCCACCTAAACTCACAATGAGAGACAATAAGCAAAATCACAGAGCATCTCCCATTCCAATGATGGAGAATAACACCGATGGTGATGGCAAGATTGACAACAAATTGATTGATCTTAATGCCAGGCCTCAGCGGATACATGGACAAAATTCAAGTAATCAG GGTATAGATGTTGTGAGTGGTACTAATCATGAATCTGCGAGTATGGTTCCTGCTGGATCCTTCAAAAGAGAGCCTGACAAGTAA